The following proteins are co-located in the Anomalospiza imberbis isolate Cuckoo-Finch-1a 21T00152 chromosome 1, ASM3175350v1, whole genome shotgun sequence genome:
- the C1QL3 gene encoding complement C1q-like protein 3 encodes MVLLLVILIPVLVSSAGTSAHYEMLGTCRMVCDPYGGTKAPSTAATPDRGLMQSLPTFIQGPKGEAGRPGKAGPRGPPGEPGPPGPVGPPGEKGEPGRQGLPGPPGAPGLNAAGAISAATYSTVPKIAFYAGLKRQHEGYEVLKFDDVVTNLGNHYDPTTGKFTCSIPGIYFFTYHVLMRGGDGTSMWADLCKNNQVRASAIAQDADQNYDYASNSVVLHLEPGDEVYIKLDGGKAHGGNNNKYSTFSGFIIYAD; translated from the exons atggtgctgctgctggtcaTCCTCATCCCGGTGCTGGTCAGCTCGGCCGGCACCTCGGCGCACTACGAGATGCTGGGCACCTGCCGCATGGTCTGCGACCCCTACGGCGGCACCAAGGCGCCCAGCACGGCGGCCACGCCCGACCGCGGGCTCATGCAGTCCCTGCCCACCTTCATCCAGGGGCCCAAGGGGGAGGCCGGCCGGCCGGGCAAAGCGGGGCCGCGCGGCCCGCCGGGGGAGCCGGGGCCGCCCGGCCCGGTGGGGCCGCCGGGTGAGAAGGGCGAGCCGGGGCGGCAGGGCCTGCCGGGCCCCCCCGGGGCGCCGGGGCTGAACGCGGCGGGGGCCATCAGCGCCGCCACCTACAGCACCGTCCCCAAAATCGCCTTCTACGCCGGCCTCAAGCGGCAGCACGAGGGCTACGAGGTGCTCAAGTTCGACGACGTGGTCACCAACCTCGGCAACCACTACGATCCCACCACCGGCAAGTTCACCTGCTCCATCCCCGGCATCTACTTCTTCACCTACCATGTGCTCATGCGGGGCGGCGACGGCACCAGCATGTGGGCCGACCTCTGCAAGAACAACCAG GTTCGAGCTAGTGCGATTGCTCAGGATGCTGATCAGAACTACGACTACGCCAGTAACAGCGTGGTTCTTCACTTGGAGCCAGGAGATGAAGTTTACATTAAATTAGATGGAGGAAAAGCACATGGaggaaacaacaacaaatacAGCACATTTTCTGGATTTATTATTTATGCTGACTGA